The genomic DNA TATGCTTTGCAGCAGCTCTTGATCCAGGGTTGCGGTTGCAAAGGAAGTCAGTATAACATCGGCCTGCTCGACTTCTTCGCGGAACAAGTCTCCCTGATCCCGCTTGCTTCCATAGTGGAGCATGACCTTCAATGAAGGGGCGAATCGGCTAAGTTCCTTTTGCCAGTTGCCCAGTACCGAAGTCGGACAGATCAGCAGTGAACTGGAGCGGACGCCCGTCTCTGCGGAGATATCCTGTAGATGCAGCAGATAGGCAATGAACTGCACCGTTTTGCCAAGCCCCATATCATCGGCCAGGCAGGCGCCCAGTCCAAAGCGCCGTAAAAAGGCAAGCCACGCGTATCCGTCCCGCTGATACGTTCGCAGTTCGGCTTGTAGTCCGCCCGGCACGTCCAGTGCCGGCCATTCGGACTGCCGCCCGAGTTGGCTGATCAGCTTCAGCAGATGCCCGTTCAGCTCGACCTCCAGCCGGAAGCGTGCCGCATCCTCCGGCTGTTCTCCCGTAGCGTCGCTCTCCGCCTCATCAGCGTTGCCGAGCAGATGCAGTTGCAGGATGTCCTGAAAGGACAATCCCTGAGTGCTGTCGATCCCGGCCATGGCCCGACGGATTTGCGCCAGCAGCGCGGGATCGAGTGCGATCCATTGCCCGCGGAAGCGCACCAGCCGCTCGTTGCGGGCCACCAGCTCGGCGAACTCGGACTCGCTCAGATCGGCATCGCCAATGGCAACACGCCAGTCGAACTGGACAATCGAGTCCAGTCCGAACAGCGAGCTGCCCTTCGCGCGCTCGCCCCCGCCTTCGCCCGGGCGAACCTTGGCCCGCAGCTTCGGCTTCTTGCGGGTGGCTGCTTCCCACCAAGCGGGCAGCAGCACCTGCCAACCGCCCTCCAGCAAGCGATGGCTGTCGGTTGTCAGGAATTGCCACGCTGCCTCGTCGGAGAGCGGGCGATCCAGCACGTCATCGCGGCTTCCGTTACGCTGCCCGGCGGGCAAAATCGCGGTCAAGCGCTCCAGCCACCCGGCTGAGCGCTCACCTACATGGGCCGTCCACGCATCGGGCCACGGACCGGACGCATGTCCATCATCGGCAAGCTGTACAGGCACCAGCAGCGCCGGGTCCTGCTTGTCCTGCAACACAAGCTTGAGCTGCCAGGACGACTCGTCGTCCTCTGGCTCTGGCTCCAGCAGTTGCAGGAGCGGGCGGAAGGGCGCGGTATCGGCCTTCCAGCCGATAGCGATAAGCCATGACCGCGCATCCAGACCTGCCGCGGCCGAGCGGTTTTGGGCGAAGAGAATTGGATATTCTCTTCGCAAATCGGCGGCTTCCGCTTCGGTGCCGTACCAGCGTTGAAACACGGCGGCCGAGAACGCCGCAGCCAGCCCTTCGCGCTCGTTCTTTTCCAGGCTGTCAAGCAGAGCAAGCTCTGCCGCTTCGGTGCTTTCCAGCGTTTTCCTCGATTCTAACGTCGTTAACGCCTCTCGTGTTTCAGCCGCCTCCAGTACTTCCGCATCCCAAATCCATTGCAGCTTCCCAGCCTGAAATGCTGTGAAGCTGGGCGCGTAGGCTTTCGCTTCAATACAGTGCGCAAGTACAGGGATCAGCCGAAGCCACGGGGCGTTGTCCTCGTCCCAGATCCATTCGATATGCTCCAGCCATCGGCGCTCTGCCAGAAAAGGAATCACCTGCTCTGAGGGCAGGAGGATTATATCCGTGTCCTGAATGTGTTGAATTTCCAGTTCGGTGCCATAGAAGGAAGCTTCGTGCCAGGCAAACAATCGCTGCTTCAACATTTGACCGGAAATGCTGTAGTTCATGGAGGAATCGCCATAAATCAGCGCATCTCCATAGGTAGTTAACTGGATGTGTACCGTAATCGTCTCCGTATATTGGCTCATGATAACAATTTCCCTTTCCGCAATTCCTCCTGTAGCGCCCGCAGGCGGCTATGGCGGCTGGTGAAGGTTGCGAAGAACAGCTCCCAGCGCGGCTCTTGCTTCATTTTTTTGTATAGCTTGAACAGCCGCTTCAACAGCTTGACCGCTGCTTTATAGCTGGATCTGTTTTTTTCCAGCACATATCGTTCCACCGCCTGATGGTAAAAGGGCAGCAGCAACTCCGGCGCATTCTTTTCAATGGGCTGCAACACGCTCACCCGAAAATCCAAAGGCTCTCTGCGCATACTTAGCTGATAGTCGATCCATAGCCGCCATTTGTCGTGGGCAAGCAGTGCTTCTTCATACATCCTTCCGGCAAAAGGAAGCATTCCGACCAGTGTGTCCCACATTTCCTGTTCCGCTTCTGGAAGGTGCTGCAAAACCATATCCCAATCATTCATATAATCGTGCAAATGATCGTCCCGATGGCTGTGGAGCAAGGGACCGATATGCCGTAGTCCGTCCTTGAGGCGTGACCATTCCTCAGCTTCACGTAAGGCATGTAAGAACAAAAGCAGTTGGCTGGAAGAGATCTTTAGCGGAAAAGCCTTTTCGGCCTCCTCAAGCAGTG from Paenibacillus sp. FSL R10-2782 includes the following:
- a CDS encoding DEAD/DEAH box helicase encodes the protein MSQYTETITVHIQLTTYGDALIYGDSSMNYSISGQMLKQRLFAWHEASFYGTELEIQHIQDTDIILLPSEQVIPFLAERRWLEHIEWIWDEDNAPWLRLIPVLAHCIEAKAYAPSFTAFQAGKLQWIWDAEVLEAAETREALTTLESRKTLESTEAAELALLDSLEKNEREGLAAAFSAAVFQRWYGTEAEAADLRREYPILFAQNRSAAAGLDARSWLIAIGWKADTAPFRPLLQLLEPEPEDDESSWQLKLVLQDKQDPALLVPVQLADDGHASGPWPDAWTAHVGERSAGWLERLTAILPAGQRNGSRDDVLDRPLSDEAAWQFLTTDSHRLLEGGWQVLLPAWWEAATRKKPKLRAKVRPGEGGGERAKGSSLFGLDSIVQFDWRVAIGDADLSESEFAELVARNERLVRFRGQWIALDPALLAQIRRAMAGIDSTQGLSFQDILQLHLLGNADEAESDATGEQPEDAARFRLEVELNGHLLKLISQLGRQSEWPALDVPGGLQAELRTYQRDGYAWLAFLRRFGLGACLADDMGLGKTVQFIAYLLHLQDISAETGVRSSSLLICPTSVLGNWQKELSRFAPSLKVMLHYGSKRDQGDLFREEVEQADVILTSFATATLDQELLQSITWDSVCLDEAQNIKNAQTKQSTAVRSFPARHRIALTGTPIENRLSELWSIYDFINPGYLGSARSFSNRFINAIEKDHNEQRTIDLQKLVQPFMLRRKKKDPAIQLDLPEKNEMKTYIHLTSEQGALYDQIVKELMERMQKLEGIERKGAILSALTQLKQLCDHPALLTKEAAPDATASGYSQPDFEAVISRSSKLERILAMVKELREEGERCLIFTQYIGMGRMLQQVLAQELQEPVLYLNGSTSKTARDRMIDQFQSHTLPPDEQPSVFILSLKAGGVGLNLTAANHVFHFDRWWNPAVENQATDRAYRMGQTKDVQVHKFISLGTLEERIDEMLESKQQLSDQIISSTEGWITELSTDALKELFTLRRDWA